The following coding sequences are from one Shewanella violacea DSS12 window:
- the norR gene encoding nitric oxide reductase transcriptional regulator NorR has translation MTMIDISSTALIELALDLANSLTTKDRFDRLLSTVRRTVNCDAVVLLHVQGERLKPLAQQGLSKDSLGRRFDIQAHPRFEIICGSQTPVRFAADCMLPDPYDGMLLGHEGDLPVHACMGLPLLADGLLIGVLTLDSMTPQVFDELPKRTLDVISSMSAATLKTAILLQELESHSLHSQELVAELTNEALVKDGGELIGDSPVMLKLKREIDMVAVSGFSILIEGETGVGKELVARTLHRQSARSDGPLVYVNCAALPENLIESELFGHVKGAFTGADRNRTGKFSLADGGTIFLDEIGELPLGVQSKLLRVLQSQEIQPVGKDATEQVNVRILAATNRKLKLEVSEARFRADLYHRLSVYPISVPPLREREGDVTLLAGYFIEQIRRKLGIRQLAIDASAISILNRYDWPGNVRELEHVIGRAALRAKGRGDQAIVRIDTRHIEQLVDSVERSEGLLLSSSSNGLNTDVLTTVLTAGLVVDKGTSVSLKLETEAFQCKLITRVLSQESGNWSAAAKRLQTDRANLSRLAKRLGISVTKAVTLSTD, from the coding sequence ATGACCATGATAGATATCTCTTCCACGGCCTTGATAGAATTGGCCCTAGATTTGGCTAACAGTTTGACCACCAAAGATCGCTTCGACCGCTTACTGAGCACAGTGCGTCGGACTGTGAATTGTGATGCCGTTGTCTTGTTGCACGTTCAAGGTGAGAGGTTAAAACCTTTAGCCCAGCAGGGATTGAGTAAAGACAGTCTGGGGCGACGCTTCGATATCCAGGCTCATCCCAGATTCGAGATTATCTGTGGATCTCAAACTCCGGTGCGCTTCGCCGCCGACTGCATGCTTCCCGATCCCTATGACGGCATGCTATTAGGCCATGAAGGCGACCTTCCGGTTCATGCCTGCATGGGCCTGCCACTGCTGGCCGATGGCCTGCTCATTGGAGTGCTGACCTTAGATAGCATGACCCCGCAAGTATTCGATGAGCTACCTAAGCGCACTTTAGACGTTATCTCGTCCATGTCGGCGGCAACCCTAAAAACGGCTATTTTACTCCAAGAGCTGGAGAGTCACTCCCTGCACAGTCAGGAGCTGGTTGCCGAGCTGACAAACGAGGCTTTAGTTAAGGACGGTGGCGAGCTGATTGGCGATAGTCCTGTGATGTTAAAGCTAAAGCGAGAGATCGATATGGTGGCAGTTTCAGGTTTTTCGATCCTCATAGAAGGCGAAACAGGCGTAGGCAAAGAGTTGGTGGCCAGAACCTTACATAGGCAATCGGCGCGTTCCGATGGGCCCTTGGTCTATGTTAACTGCGCCGCACTGCCGGAAAACTTGATCGAGAGTGAACTGTTCGGCCACGTTAAGGGGGCATTCACCGGGGCCGATAGGAATCGAACCGGTAAATTTAGCCTAGCCGATGGCGGCACTATCTTTCTCGATGAGATTGGTGAGTTGCCACTTGGCGTACAGAGCAAGTTACTGCGGGTGCTGCAGAGTCAGGAGATCCAGCCCGTGGGTAAAGATGCCACCGAGCAGGTCAATGTTCGCATCTTAGCGGCGACCAACAGGAAGCTTAAGCTGGAGGTGAGTGAGGCAAGGTTTAGGGCCGATCTCTATCATAGGCTGAGTGTCTATCCCATATCTGTGCCTCCTCTTAGGGAGCGGGAAGGGGATGTGACCCTGCTCGCTGGGTATTTTATCGAACAAATTAGGCGAAAATTGGGGATCCGTCAGCTGGCAATCGATGCCTCGGCCATCAGCATACTCAATCGCTATGATTGGCCGGGTAATGTTCGCGAGTTGGAACATGTGATAGGTCGCGCCGCACTCAGAGCCAAGGGGCGTGGTGATCAGGCTATCGTAAGAATAGACACCAGACATATTGAGCAACTGGTGGACTCGGTGGAACGTTCAGAGGGTCTCTTGTTATCTTCATCCTCCAATGGGTTAAATACCGATGTGTTAACGACTGTATTAACGGCTGGGCTTGTGGTGGATAAAGGGACAAGTGTAAGTTTAAAGCTGGAGACGGAAGCGTTTCAGTGCAAGCTTATTACCCGAGTCTTGAGTCAGGAATCAGGCAACTGGTCGGCTGCGGCGAAACGCCTGCAAACAGACAGAGCCAACCTGAGTAGGTTAGCCAAGAGGTTAGGCATCAGTGTGACAAAAGCTGTCACCTTAAGCACTGATTAG
- a CDS encoding metallophosphoesterase family protein, translating into MKIYQVSDCHLYLDEAQPRDNLIRALALIELQGDGDILLLTGDLVCDPNIEIYTQFKAIVQAHSSIDRIFAIAGNHDDLTMMKSVFKGSRVQVKSHVHLGDDLSLCFVDSSPKPLAHMSLGAGRVARKALSSLKQFTRKYRSIVVIHHPVVNLGAKWFTQIGIENNLDVVAAIHPQTLAILSGHAHAFFKDNLTSPQGKIIPLIVSPATSYGFEHSNPDYEKNTNIGIMAYDIRLDIGSQSPTKSCKSKPNYLIHESVINLSH; encoded by the coding sequence ATGAAAATATATCAGGTCAGTGATTGTCACTTATATCTGGATGAAGCGCAGCCAAGGGATAATTTAATTCGTGCTTTAGCCTTAATTGAACTGCAGGGTGATGGCGATATACTCCTACTAACTGGCGACTTGGTTTGCGATCCTAACATTGAGATATATACGCAATTTAAAGCAATCGTTCAGGCGCACTCTTCAATCGACAGAATCTTTGCCATTGCGGGTAATCATGATGACCTGACTATGATGAAGTCAGTATTTAAAGGCAGTAGAGTCCAAGTGAAAAGCCATGTCCATCTTGGCGATGATTTGAGTCTATGTTTTGTCGATTCTAGCCCAAAACCCCTAGCTCACATGTCTCTCGGCGCCGGTCGCGTAGCAAGAAAAGCCCTTAGTTCTTTAAAGCAGTTCACCAGGAAATATAGGTCCATAGTGGTAATTCATCACCCTGTGGTTAATTTGGGTGCCAAGTGGTTCACCCAGATAGGCATTGAAAATAATCTTGATGTTGTTGCAGCCATACACCCGCAAACCTTGGCTATTTTAAGCGGCCATGCCCATGCATTTTTCAAAGATAATTTAACCAGCCCACAAGGAAAAATCATCCCCCTCATCGTCAGCCCAGCCACCTCCTATGGCTTCGAGCACAGCAATCCCGACTATGAGAAAAACACCAATATTGGCATCATGGCCTATGACATTAGGCTCGATATAGGCTCTCAATCTCCGACCAAGTCTTGTAAAAGTAAACCTAACTACCTTATACATGAATCAGTGATCAATCTTAGCCACTAA
- a CDS encoding PH domain-containing protein, translating to MGLLDSLLGNASEVNLEELADELGPILADNEELHLAYKLIRDMFVFTNKRLILIDKQGLTGKKVSYHSIPYKAITHFEVETAGRFDMDSELKLWISGQDKPLVKELKKGTDVVGIQKTIANFML from the coding sequence ATGGGATTATTAGATTCATTGCTGGGCAACGCTTCGGAAGTTAACCTTGAAGAACTTGCCGACGAGTTAGGTCCAATCTTGGCCGACAACGAAGAGCTGCACTTAGCTTATAAGCTAATCCGCGACATGTTTGTGTTTACCAATAAACGTCTCATTCTTATCGACAAGCAAGGGTTGACCGGCAAGAAGGTTAGCTATCATTCCATTCCCTACAAGGCTATTACGCATTTCGAGGTGGAAACCGCAGGACGCTTCGATATGGACTCAGAGTTGAAGTTGTGGATCTCGGGTCAAGATAAGCCACTAGTCAAAGAGCTGAAGAAGGGCACAGATGTGGTCGGCATTCAGAAGACCATAGCCAACTTCATGTTATAA
- a CDS encoding TRAP transporter permease, with amino-acid sequence MTQTNNITLGHDEPVLEDIPSIDVCSSASLIKADPLPNEGVFKLLGYLILTLAVSLSAFQIWQGITSTISATYFRPVHLSWVLVLIFLNYPLISDRYNKGYLPGRVLDLALCGLALFAAYRMSIFDYNDIDHLLYGLKMPDLLAGSALLLLLMEGCRRTVGWVMVLISALFLSYSAFGDILPSAIATKGYSLQELIQFQIYSANGVFGSALGIAATTVFIFVLFGAFLEVTGAGKFFIDLSFSIAGKYRGGPAKAAVLASAGLGSISGSAIANTVTTGSVTIPMMKQLGYKPEQAAGIEAAASTGGQIMPPIMGAGAFVMAQFTGVPYSEIMLASIAPAILYFFCTLLYVHLMACKLNLKAVSRTEAVISVMKHGAHYLIPLGLITALLMMAYSPLLVGVAGCGAILVTAALRKHSRIGLSQFIQGMKNGALMALPISVACGAAGIIVGVVGQTGIGLQFTQFVMEFSGGYMLVALGLISIVALILGMGLPVTAAYIVLAVMAVPMLGDFGLPLLTAHLIIFWLSQTSNVTPPIALAAFAAAGVAKANPMKSSVEAFKLAGGLFIIPIMMAYTDLINPEASVLEFGFAIAQTAAIILALAISIEGYLLRPLSKMERIIAFMMAPLILFNFFGVGFVGILVICGLILMQWKSRELAEGT; translated from the coding sequence ATGACCCAAACTAATAATATAACATTAGGTCATGATGAACCTGTACTCGAAGACATTCCTTCAATAGATGTGTGCAGTTCGGCTAGCCTGATTAAAGCTGATCCTTTGCCGAATGAAGGGGTATTCAAGTTACTGGGTTATCTTATTTTGACCTTGGCCGTGTCTCTGTCGGCGTTTCAAATCTGGCAGGGGATCACCTCCACCATTTCGGCGACTTATTTTAGACCCGTGCATCTGAGCTGGGTGCTGGTGCTGATCTTTCTGAATTATCCCTTGATTAGTGACCGATATAATAAGGGCTATTTGCCTGGTCGGGTGTTGGATCTGGCGCTCTGTGGCTTGGCATTGTTTGCCGCCTACCGAATGAGTATCTTTGATTACAACGATATCGATCACTTGCTCTATGGTCTTAAAATGCCAGATTTGCTGGCGGGCAGCGCCCTGCTGCTGCTCTTGATGGAGGGCTGTCGCCGTACTGTAGGCTGGGTGATGGTGCTGATATCTGCGCTATTTTTATCCTACAGTGCCTTTGGTGACATACTGCCCAGCGCGATAGCGACTAAGGGCTATTCGCTGCAAGAGCTTATCCAGTTTCAGATTTATTCTGCAAATGGGGTATTTGGCTCGGCCCTAGGGATAGCGGCCACCACGGTATTTATCTTCGTACTCTTTGGCGCCTTCTTAGAAGTGACAGGTGCGGGAAAATTTTTCATCGATTTATCCTTCTCTATCGCAGGTAAGTATCGCGGCGGTCCTGCAAAGGCCGCTGTATTGGCATCCGCTGGTCTTGGCTCAATCTCGGGGTCGGCGATAGCCAATACTGTGACCACAGGCTCGGTGACCATACCCATGATGAAGCAGCTGGGCTATAAACCTGAGCAGGCGGCGGGAATCGAGGCTGCCGCATCCACTGGCGGGCAGATCATGCCACCTATCATGGGGGCGGGCGCCTTTGTGATGGCGCAGTTTACCGGGGTTCCCTACAGCGAGATCATGCTAGCTTCTATCGCACCGGCTATTCTCTACTTCTTCTGTACCTTACTCTACGTGCACTTGATGGCTTGTAAGTTAAACCTCAAGGCTGTGAGCCGCACCGAAGCGGTGATTTCTGTGATGAAACACGGCGCCCATTATTTGATTCCACTGGGTTTGATCACCGCACTGCTGATGATGGCCTATTCGCCATTGTTAGTAGGTGTTGCCGGTTGTGGGGCAATCTTAGTGACGGCAGCGCTGCGTAAGCACAGTCGTATTGGCTTGAGTCAATTTATTCAGGGGATGAAAAACGGTGCCTTGATGGCGCTGCCTATCTCGGTGGCCTGCGGCGCGGCGGGGATTATAGTCGGCGTAGTGGGCCAAACTGGCATTGGCTTACAGTTCACTCAGTTCGTGATGGAGTTTTCCGGTGGTTACATGCTGGTGGCTCTCGGGCTTATCAGTATCGTCGCCTTGATATTAGGCATGGGATTACCTGTGACCGCGGCTTATATCGTACTCGCCGTGATGGCTGTGCCCATGTTGGGGGACTTTGGTTTGCCCTTACTGACGGCGCACCTCATCATCTTCTGGTTGTCTCAGACCTCAAATGTGACCCCGCCGATTGCACTAGCAGCCTTTGCCGCAGCCGGTGTAGCCAAGGCGAACCCGATGAAATCTTCGGTGGAGGCTTTTAAGCTCGCTGGTGGCCTGTTTATCATTCCTATCATGATGGCTTATACGGATTTGATAAACCCAGAGGCGAGTGTATTGGAGTTTGGTTTTGCTATCGCTCAAACAGCGGCAATCATACTGGCACTAGCAATATCCATCGAAGGATATCTATTGCGACCTCTGTCTAAAATGGAACGTATTATCGCGTTCATGATGGCCCCCTTGATCTTGTTTAACTTTTTCGGCGTCGGCTTTGTGGGAATATTGGTGATATGCGGTCTGATACTTATGCAGTGGAAAAGTCGGGAGCTGGCAGAGGGGACATAA
- a CDS encoding TAXI family TRAP transporter solute-binding subunit: MSYRAITLALLLILPAAVHAENYSIGTGGQSGIYYPFGGALAKIWSDKIPGVNVKAEVTAASVENTIKVVRGDMIAGIAMGNVVLDAYKGEGKFRSKMPVKTLFALYPNLVHTLALEKSGIKSLGDLKGKRISLGAPASGTAVTAAALLASVGIDVKKDIDAVYLNYSETTNALANGQIDAGFIVGGQGVGAVTQISLTHKVNIIPISDAQSTAFIEKNPAYSKYTIPADVYNKVGEVSTLSVWNVVVVSAKMSDEMAYNLTKSAFENMGEVRKVVKVAEATTPENAHRLAGVPLHIGAQKYLDSLAQ; the protein is encoded by the coding sequence ATGTCTTATCGCGCGATCACACTCGCTTTACTGCTCATTTTACCTGCAGCAGTTCACGCTGAAAATTATTCTATCGGTACCGGTGGTCAAAGCGGTATTTATTATCCATTTGGTGGGGCGTTAGCCAAAATTTGGTCTGACAAGATCCCTGGGGTTAATGTAAAAGCGGAAGTGACCGCAGCATCAGTTGAGAACACCATCAAGGTTGTTCGTGGTGACATGATCGCCGGTATTGCCATGGGTAATGTAGTACTCGATGCCTATAAAGGTGAAGGCAAGTTCCGCAGTAAGATGCCAGTTAAGACCTTGTTTGCCCTCTATCCAAATCTGGTACATACCTTGGCATTGGAAAAGTCTGGGATTAAATCTTTAGGCGATCTTAAGGGCAAGCGTATCTCCTTAGGCGCCCCGGCAAGTGGTACAGCGGTAACGGCCGCAGCCTTGCTGGCCTCTGTTGGTATCGATGTGAAGAAAGATATCGATGCGGTTTACTTAAACTACAGCGAGACTACCAATGCGCTAGCTAATGGTCAGATTGATGCAGGCTTTATCGTCGGCGGCCAAGGTGTTGGCGCAGTGACTCAAATTTCATTGACTCATAAGGTCAATATCATTCCTATCTCCGATGCCCAGAGCACAGCCTTTATCGAGAAAAACCCAGCTTATAGTAAGTACACCATACCAGCCGATGTGTACAACAAGGTGGGTGAAGTGTCTACCTTGAGTGTGTGGAACGTGGTTGTCGTTAGCGCCAAGATGAGTGATGAGATGGCTTACAACTTGACTAAGTCAGCATTTGAGAACATGGGCGAAGTGCGTAAAGTAGTTAAGGTTGCAGAAGCGACTACGCCCGAAAATGCCCATCGATTAGCCGGTGTTCCGCTGCATATAGGCGCTCAGAAGTATCTGGATTCATTGGCTCAGTAA
- a CDS encoding methionine aminotransferase produces the protein MSTLDHSSKLPNLGTSIFTYMTGLANQYQAINLSQGFPEFDAPKLLKQGLAKYCDLGFNQYAPSPGLAPLQAQIACLIGRQYGIDVNPNDTVTVTSGATEALFVTIQAITHPGDEIIIFDPAYDSYKPAIELAGGRAVHIPMLAPDYAIDWQLVAAAITDKTRGIIINTPHNPSAKTLKQADFDELKALVIEHDLLIISDEVYEHIIFGNTPHISILTDAELFSRAFVISSFGKTFHCTGWKMGYCVAPKMLTQEFRKIHQYVTFSSFTPAQLALTDMLAQEPEHITALAAFYQHKRDVLVNALQNSRFTILPSEGTYFLLLDYSEISGLDDMSFCEYLVKEIGVAAIPLSVFYQTAPGDKVIRLCFAKEDKTLLQAAEKLSAL, from the coding sequence TTGAGCACCTTAGATCACAGCAGTAAATTACCGAACCTTGGCACTAGCATATTTACTTATATGACAGGGCTGGCAAACCAATACCAGGCCATTAACCTCTCTCAAGGCTTCCCCGAGTTCGATGCCCCTAAGCTATTGAAGCAAGGCTTGGCCAAATACTGCGATCTAGGTTTTAATCAATACGCTCCCTCCCCTGGACTTGCACCACTACAGGCTCAAATTGCCTGCCTCATAGGCCGTCAATACGGCATAGATGTAAACCCAAATGATACGGTAACGGTAACTTCGGGAGCGACCGAAGCCTTGTTTGTCACAATACAGGCCATCACCCATCCAGGAGATGAAATAATAATCTTCGATCCGGCCTATGATTCCTATAAACCCGCCATTGAACTGGCCGGAGGCCGTGCGGTGCATATCCCAATGCTGGCACCGGATTATGCTATAGACTGGCAGCTGGTAGCGGCAGCTATCACAGACAAAACCCGCGGAATTATCATCAACACGCCTCATAACCCCAGCGCAAAAACGTTAAAACAAGCTGATTTTGATGAATTAAAAGCACTGGTGATCGAACATGATTTGCTGATAATAAGTGATGAGGTATATGAACATATCATCTTTGGCAACACGCCCCACATCAGTATATTGACCGATGCTGAACTTTTTTCACGCGCTTTTGTGATCTCCAGTTTTGGCAAGACATTCCATTGCACTGGCTGGAAGATGGGTTACTGCGTAGCTCCTAAGATGCTGACGCAAGAGTTTAGGAAGATTCACCAATATGTCACCTTTTCAAGCTTCACCCCAGCGCAACTGGCGTTAACAGATATGCTGGCCCAAGAGCCTGAACATATCACAGCTCTGGCAGCTTTTTATCAACACAAGAGAGACGTGCTAGTTAATGCGCTGCAAAATAGCCGCTTTACGATTTTACCCAGCGAAGGCACCTACTTTTTACTGCTAGATTATTCCGAGATCTCAGGGCTAGACGACATGTCATTTTGTGAATATCTAGTCAAAGAAATTGGCGTAGCTGCAATCCCACTGAGCGTATTTTACCAAACTGCCCCAGGTGATAAAGTCATTCGCTTATGCTTTGCCAAAGAGGATAAAACATTGCTGCAAGCAGCAGAAAAATTATCTGCTTTGTAG
- a CDS encoding cysteine desulfurase: MDFPQLRAQFPTLEQTLEGYPLCYLDTAATSQKPKCVIDAMTQYYHKDNANVHRAAHQLSSRATSQYEAVRDQLTGFIKASRREEIIFTHGTTESINMVAHGLMNQTQAGDIILIDTAAHHANIVPWQELAKRSGAIIKPIPLTEDCRLDELAYEALLKEKPAIVALCHVSNALGTLNPVNQLVAKAKAAGAITLVDGAQAIAHLEIDVQAIDCDFYVFSGHKMYGPTGIGVLYGRFDILDKLEPMMTGGEMIKTVSFDATEFNILPNRLEAGTPPIAEVIGLGAAIKFIQNLPKAETAQREQELLAYLQTQLANLGDIKLYGASENNIGAVAFNLADEHHQDVGILLDQQGIAVRCGHHCAMPLMQSLAIKGCCRASIGVYTSKEDINRFIEALKSVKEILLD, from the coding sequence ATGGACTTTCCCCAGCTGCGTGCTCAATTTCCTACACTCGAGCAGACCTTAGAGGGATACCCTCTGTGTTATCTGGACACGGCAGCAACCAGCCAGAAACCCAAATGTGTCATAGATGCAATGACTCAGTATTATCATAAAGATAACGCTAATGTTCACCGGGCCGCCCACCAACTATCGTCCAGAGCCACCTCTCAATATGAGGCGGTGCGCGATCAGTTAACAGGCTTTATCAAGGCCAGTCGCCGTGAAGAGATTATCTTCACCCACGGCACCACAGAATCGATTAATATGGTCGCCCATGGCCTGATGAATCAGACTCAAGCTGGCGATATCATCTTAATAGACACCGCCGCCCATCATGCCAATATCGTCCCTTGGCAAGAACTCGCTAAGCGCAGCGGCGCCATCATCAAGCCCATCCCGCTCACAGAGGATTGTCGACTCGATGAATTGGCTTATGAAGCACTGCTCAAGGAAAAGCCTGCCATAGTCGCTCTATGCCATGTCTCCAACGCACTTGGCACTCTTAACCCAGTGAATCAATTGGTCGCTAAGGCCAAGGCCGCAGGTGCTATTACCTTAGTCGACGGAGCTCAAGCTATCGCCCATCTGGAGATAGATGTACAGGCCATAGATTGTGATTTTTATGTGTTCTCCGGCCACAAGATGTATGGCCCTACCGGGATAGGTGTGCTCTATGGCCGTTTCGATATTCTCGATAAGCTCGAGCCTATGATGACTGGCGGCGAGATGATCAAGACTGTCAGTTTCGATGCTACCGAGTTTAATATCTTACCCAACAGACTCGAGGCTGGAACGCCGCCCATAGCCGAGGTTATAGGGCTTGGTGCAGCCATCAAGTTTATACAAAATCTGCCTAAAGCTGAGACTGCTCAACGGGAGCAGGAGCTGTTGGCTTACCTGCAAACTCAATTAGCTAATCTAGGCGACATTAAGCTCTACGGTGCCAGTGAAAACAATATCGGCGCCGTCGCCTTTAACTTGGCCGATGAACATCATCAGGATGTAGGGATCTTACTGGATCAGCAAGGGATCGCAGTCCGCTGTGGCCACCACTGTGCCATGCCTCTGATGCAGAGTTTAGCTATCAAGGGCTGCTGCCGAGCATCCATAGGTGTCTATACCAGTAAAGAAGATATCAATCGCTTTATAGAGGCGCTAAAATCGGTAAAAGAGATCTTGTTAGACTAA
- a CDS encoding AAA family ATPase — protein MARRVLIFGNSGSGKSTLAKRLASSDGLAHLDLDSLAWQPYEPPKPPERMPLNESAYKLKTFTQGNQNWVVEGCYTDLLQLLVGNVTELIFMNLPVDLCIENAKQRPWEPHKYPSKQAQDANLSMLIEWIAQYDLRDDTFSRRAHEDFYSAFQGKKTRYLSNLSSTRNSRDI, from the coding sequence ATGGCTCGAAGAGTGCTCATCTTTGGTAATTCAGGTTCAGGAAAGTCGACGCTTGCAAAGCGTTTAGCCAGTTCTGATGGCCTAGCCCATTTAGATCTTGATAGTCTGGCCTGGCAGCCCTATGAGCCGCCTAAACCGCCAGAGCGTATGCCGCTTAATGAGTCGGCTTACAAGCTTAAAACTTTTACCCAAGGCAATCAAAACTGGGTTGTAGAGGGATGTTACACGGACCTTTTACAGCTGCTAGTTGGCAATGTCACTGAGTTAATCTTCATGAACTTGCCTGTCGACCTCTGTATCGAGAATGCTAAGCAACGTCCCTGGGAACCACACAAGTACCCTTCAAAACAGGCCCAAGATGCTAATTTATCCATGCTCATCGAATGGATAGCCCAATACGACTTAAGAGATGACACATTTTCGAGGCGGGCTCATGAAGACTTTTACTCTGCATTTCAGGGAAAGAAAACCCGTTATCTCAGTAATCTCAGCTCTACGAGAAACAGCCGAGACATATAG
- a CDS encoding SufE family protein → MSSAAKPATEVFLALKLDASEILPKFENANNWQERYRQIMLLGKTLSKLEDEFRVEQAQVRGCESNAWLYHSEIDGKHYYLADSDARIVKGLVALLLTACNGKSADEIVAFDIDAYFDRLGLTGQLSPSRTNGLFALAKAIKTSV, encoded by the coding sequence ATGAGTTCAGCAGCAAAACCCGCCACAGAGGTATTTTTAGCCCTTAAACTCGATGCCAGTGAGATACTGCCTAAATTCGAAAATGCCAATAACTGGCAGGAGCGCTATCGTCAGATAATGCTCTTAGGCAAGACCTTATCTAAGCTCGAAGATGAGTTTCGTGTGGAGCAAGCCCAAGTTAGGGGTTGTGAGAGTAATGCCTGGCTCTATCATAGTGAAATAGACGGCAAGCACTACTATCTCGCCGACAGTGATGCCCGCATAGTCAAAGGTCTGGTCGCGCTACTGCTGACCGCCTGTAACGGTAAAAGCGCCGACGAGATAGTGGCGTTCGATATTGATGCCTACTTCGACCGATTAGGCTTAACCGGACAACTCAGCCCATCACGCACCAATGGCTTGTTTGCCTTAGCTAAGGCAATTAAAACCTCAGTCTGA
- a CDS encoding class I SAM-dependent methyltransferase, which yields MQSKAHWEKVYSSKDEAEVSWFQEHAKLSLKLIQNSAVNKNASIIDVGGGASTLVDDLLGNGYRNLTVLDLSAAALAKAQNRLGEQASNVTWLEANVIEAQYPHHGYDVWHDRAVFHFLNTLEERQAYVKAVLHAVKPGGLVIVATFAENGPTMCSGLPVKRYSADELHEEFGEPFSLLGHEKESHQTPNGSEQHFVYCFCRKLV from the coding sequence ATGCAATCGAAAGCGCATTGGGAAAAGGTTTACTCAAGCAAAGATGAAGCTGAGGTCAGCTGGTTTCAAGAACATGCCAAACTCTCATTGAAATTGATCCAGAATTCCGCTGTAAACAAAAATGCCTCAATCATAGATGTTGGCGGGGGAGCCTCTACACTGGTCGACGATCTCTTAGGTAATGGCTATCGCAATCTCACTGTATTGGATCTTTCTGCAGCGGCGCTCGCCAAAGCTCAGAATCGACTGGGCGAGCAAGCGTCGAATGTGACTTGGCTTGAGGCAAATGTGATTGAAGCCCAATACCCTCACCATGGCTATGATGTCTGGCATGATCGGGCTGTATTTCACTTTCTTAATACTCTTGAAGAACGTCAGGCATATGTGAAAGCCGTGCTGCATGCAGTCAAGCCCGGCGGTTTAGTTATCGTGGCCACTTTTGCCGAGAATGGCCCTACCATGTGCAGTGGCCTTCCCGTAAAGCGTTATAGCGCCGATGAACTCCATGAAGAGTTTGGCGAACCTTTCTCTTTGCTCGGCCATGAGAAGGAGTCCCACCAAACCCCCAATGGCAGCGAACAGCATTTCGTTTACTGCTTCTGTAGAAAGTTAGTCTAG
- a CDS encoding cupin domain-containing protein encodes MNKSNFFDKIPEDLTDEAFEQIGGNDKILIERIVSKAHVTPEGQWYDQDRSEWVMVYTNLIKYLLSSEPLRLFNSRRIDVEMVIPF; translated from the coding sequence ATGAACAAGAGTAATTTTTTCGACAAGATACCAGAGGATCTGACCGATGAGGCCTTCGAGCAGATTGGTGGTAATGACAAAATTCTCATAGAGAGGATTGTCTCTAAGGCTCACGTGACTCCCGAAGGCCAGTGGTACGATCAAGACCGTAGTGAATGGGTGATGGTATATACCAACCTCATTAAATATCTGCTCAGTTCAGAGCCACTCAGGCTTTTCAATTCAAGGCGCATTGATGTAGAAATGGTCATTCCCTTTTAA